In a single window of the Porites lutea chromosome 14, jaPorLute2.1, whole genome shotgun sequence genome:
- the LOC140924167 gene encoding uncharacterized protein has product MRSSLPLLLSVFVAALYYHAGANRFNTARYQLGKALLRRAREINDTQSNGDEPLEPTSNDMSEEERERVQQIDATEDIFVGSGSHVYESQGKSESSDSRGEETSGNDEAEAEETDSSPTSGDGNEGEEDDDEEEKSDDDEDDVTEKKSEKESVEDEDSSGSGLIEDENAARRSMDESGSGSGIEQQDDDNDRSESEESTIQETEPSSGSQEEASGAQQEMNDVVASKKSEIEDASSGDNEDESEESGSAEVIRKGIESLSRLLTPVASGYDFELYSGNAPKDDKEKETEAEGESEESNDEQEIHVKKCKRVCRDPMTYEQCAVPRCGYKMGTIKDLCIYLCKHQTPVCSEECE; this is encoded by the coding sequence ATGCGTTCGAGTCTCCCACTACTGCTAAGCGTGTTTGTCGCGGCCCTGTATTATCACGCAGGTGCCAATCGATTTAACACTGCCAGATATCAGTTAGGGAAGGCATTGCTGAGAAGGGCGAGAGAAATCAATGATACTCAGAGCAATGGAGATGAACCGCTAGAGCCTACTTCAAATGACATGTCAGAAGAAGAACGAGAACGAGTTCAACAAATTGACGCCACCGAAGACATTTTCGTTGGCTCTGGAAGTCACGTGTACGAGAGCCAAGGCAAATCGGAGAGTTCCGATTCGAGAGGCGAGGAAACTTCCGGCAACGATGAGGCGGAAGCGGAAGAAACTGATAGCAGTCCCACTTCCGGTGACGGTAATGAAGGTGAAGAGGATGATGACGAAGAGGAAAAAAGCGACGACGATGAAGATGACGTTACAGAGAAGAAAAGTGAGAAGGAAAGTGTAGAGGATGAAGATTCAAGTGGCTCGGGACTGATTGAAGACGAAAACGCCGCTAGACGATCCATGGATGAATCTGGTTCAGGATCAGGGATTGAACAGCAAGACGATGATAACGACAGATCAGAATCTGAGGAGAGTACCATTCAAGAAACTGAGCCCTCAAGTGGTTCACAGGAAGAGGCTAGCGGCGCTCAACAAGAAATGAACGACGTTGTTGCGTCAAAAAAGTCGGAAATCGAAGATGCATCTTCCGGTGACAACGAAGACGAGTCAGAGGAAAGCGGAAGTGCAGAAGTGATACGAAAGGGAATCGAAAGCTTGAGCAGACTTCTAACCCCAGTGGCCAGCGGTTATGACTTTGAGCTGTACAGCGGTAACGCGCCAAAAGATGACAAAGAAAAGGAGACTGAGGCGGAAGGAGAAAGCGAGGAGTCTAACGATGAGCAAGAAATCCATGTCAAAAAGTGCAAAAGAGTTTGCAGGGACCCTATGACCTATGAACAGTGTGCTGTGCCTCGCTGTGGTTACAAAATGGGAACCATCAAAGACCTGTGTATTTACCTTTGTAAACACCAGACTCCTGTGTGTAGTGAAGAGTGCGAGTAA
- the LOC140924353 gene encoding uncharacterized protein isoform X2 codes for MARVFPYPSTEPPAETSLLNFPEKLWWIVNNPKREEIHWNSEDLLVNVKRQLYTPRKSEDKQQRKPASLFKEKQSDSISPTLSWNPTLYTPMPFIPWQASFQMPLTLYAPFCNAYQLAQLQQGPVASGLGIPGQLQQSPTNTQMGSDGCVNSVSSFTPPQLGAAGGVVFLPSHGNLPATATSEGANGLNSPLMTTSTADAGTNSAQNAHPESNVPLSTYIVDTDSGAKRTDQLTGQSKADVASDCSTTNSSFITGYTSASVSNKPTLPAENITSVSF; via the exons ATGGCAAGAGTTTTCCCCTATCCGTCAACAGAACCTCCAGCCGAAACAAGTTTGCTTAACTTTCCAGAGAAATTATGGTGGATAGTCAATAATCCCAAACGTGAAGAAATTCACTGGAATTCTGAAG ATCTCTTAGTCAACGTTAAAAGACAGTTATACACACCGAGAAAATCCGAGGACAAGCAACAGAGAAAACCAGCCTCTctcttcaaagaaaaacagtCTGATTCCATTTCGCCGACCCTCTCTTGGAATCCTACTCTGTATACACCTATGCCATTTATCCCCTGGCAAGCTTCGTTTCAAATGCCGCTCACTCTTTACGCGCCGTTTTGCAATGCATATCAGTTAGCACAATTGCAACAGGGACCTGTTGCCAGTGGACTGGGGATACCTGGGCAGCTTCAACAGAGCCCCACGAATACCCAAATGGGAAGTGATGGGTGTGTAAATTCTGTTTCCTCATTTACGCCACCTCAACTAGGGGCTGCTGGAGGTGTTGTGTTTTTGCCATCCCATGGAAATCTGCCCGCAACAGCTACTTCTGAAg GTGCAAATGGTCTCAATTCTCCGCTAATGACAACATCAACAGCAGATGCAGGCACAAACTCTGCACAAAACGCTCACCCAGAGAGCAATGTTCCGCTTTCCACTTATATCGTAGACACTGATTCTGGTGCTAAGCGCACTGACCAGCTTACGGGGCAAAGCAAAGCTGATGTAGCGAGTGATTGTTCGACAACAAATAGCAGCTTCATCACAGGATATACAAGTGCTTCCGTCAGTAACAAGCCTACCTTACCTGCAGAAAATATCACCTCTGTGTCATTTTGA
- the LOC140924353 gene encoding uncharacterized protein isoform X1, producing MARVFPYPSTEPPAETSLLNFPEKLWWIVNNPKREEIHWNSEGTSIVIPNTRKFVDEILNSPSSALFKTKNFSSFVRQLNLYGFRKVTEYPKKTVHSPLLVPSKCEFKHTFFRKGRRDLLVNVKRQLYTPRKSEDKQQRKPASLFKEKQSDSISPTLSWNPTLYTPMPFIPWQASFQMPLTLYAPFCNAYQLAQLQQGPVASGLGIPGQLQQSPTNTQMGSDGCVNSVSSFTPPQLGAAGGVVFLPSHGNLPATATSEGANGLNSPLMTTSTADAGTNSAQNAHPESNVPLSTYIVDTDSGAKRTDQLTGQSKADVASDCSTTNSSFITGYTSASVSNKPTLPAENITSVSF from the exons ATGGCAAGAGTTTTCCCCTATCCGTCAACAGAACCTCCAGCCGAAACAAGTTTGCTTAACTTTCCAGAGAAATTATGGTGGATAGTCAATAATCCCAAACGTGAAGAAATTCACTGGAATTCTGAAGGTACAAGTATTGTTATACCAAACACTCGAAAATTTGTCGACGAGATTCTAAATAGTCCATCGAGTGCGCTTTTCAAGACGAAGAATTTCTCGAGTTTTGTTCGACAGTTAAACTTGTATGGCTTTCGCAAAGTCACTGAATACCCCAAAAAGACAGTACATTCTCCACTTTTGGTACCTTCCAAGTGCGAGTTCAAGCATACTTTTTTTCGTAAAGGAAGGCGAG ATCTCTTAGTCAACGTTAAAAGACAGTTATACACACCGAGAAAATCCGAGGACAAGCAACAGAGAAAACCAGCCTCTctcttcaaagaaaaacagtCTGATTCCATTTCGCCGACCCTCTCTTGGAATCCTACTCTGTATACACCTATGCCATTTATCCCCTGGCAAGCTTCGTTTCAAATGCCGCTCACTCTTTACGCGCCGTTTTGCAATGCATATCAGTTAGCACAATTGCAACAGGGACCTGTTGCCAGTGGACTGGGGATACCTGGGCAGCTTCAACAGAGCCCCACGAATACCCAAATGGGAAGTGATGGGTGTGTAAATTCTGTTTCCTCATTTACGCCACCTCAACTAGGGGCTGCTGGAGGTGTTGTGTTTTTGCCATCCCATGGAAATCTGCCCGCAACAGCTACTTCTGAAg GTGCAAATGGTCTCAATTCTCCGCTAATGACAACATCAACAGCAGATGCAGGCACAAACTCTGCACAAAACGCTCACCCAGAGAGCAATGTTCCGCTTTCCACTTATATCGTAGACACTGATTCTGGTGCTAAGCGCACTGACCAGCTTACGGGGCAAAGCAAAGCTGATGTAGCGAGTGATTGTTCGACAACAAATAGCAGCTTCATCACAGGATATACAAGTGCTTCCGTCAGTAACAAGCCTACCTTACCTGCAGAAAATATCACCTCTGTGTCATTTTGA